In the genome of Triticum urartu cultivar G1812 chromosome 5, Tu2.1, whole genome shotgun sequence, one region contains:
- the LOC125507651 gene encoding pyruvate dehydrogenase E1 component subunit beta-3, chloroplastic-like — MAVAPSPQATAAAAALSRHRSAAVPPVPRSVRVATAARRPGWTRARAGLVARAVVAAKGELASSDTGGHEVLMFEALREAMIEEMTLDPTVCMIGEDVGDYGGSYKVSKGLSEMFGDLRVLDTPIAENSFTGMGIGAAMKGLRPVVEGMNMGFLLLAYNQISNNCGMLPYTSGGQFKIPIVIRGPGGVGRQLGAEHSQRLESYFQSIPGIQMVACSTPYNAKGLLKAAIRSDNPVVLFEHVLLYNLKEKIPDEEYICSLEEAEMVRPGSQLTILTYSRMRYHVMQAVKTLVNKGYDPEVIDIRSLKPFDLHTIGNSIKKTHRVLIVEECMRTGGIGASLRSAIIDNFWDELDARPVCLSSQDVPTPYAATLEDATVVQPAQIVAAVEEICQ; from the exons ATGGCCGTCGCCCCGTCGCCGCAAGCCacggcggccgccgccgccctctccaGGCACAGATCCGCCGCCGTCCCACCAG TGCCGAGGAGCGTGCGGGTGGCCACCGCGGCGAGGAGGCCGGGCTGGACGCGGGCGAGGGCCGGGCTGGTGGCCCGCGCCGTTGTTGCA GCCAAGGGTGAGCTTGCGAGCTCCGATACGGGCGG TCATGAGGTTTTGATGTTTGAGGCCCTTCGTGAAGCCATGATAGAGGAGATGACTTTGGATCCAACAGTGTGCATGATTGGTGAGGATGTCGGTGACTATGGAGGTTCATACAAGGTATCCAAAGGCTTGTCTGAGATGTTTGGAGACCTCCGCGTCCTTGATACCCCTATTGCTGAGAACTCTTTTACTGGTATGGGAATCGGAGCAGCAATGAAGGGGCTCAGGCCAGTTGTTGAAGGGATGAACATGGGTTTCCTTCTCCTTGCCTACAACCAAATCTCAAACAACTGCGGTATGCTTCCTTATACCTCGGGCGGCCAGTTCAAAATCCCAATTGTGATCCGAGGCCCTGGCGGTGTTGGTCGTCAGCTTGGTGCGGAGCACTCGCAGCGCCTTGAGTCCTACTTCCAGTCTATCCCGGGCATTCAAATGGTCGCTTGCTCTACCCCTTACAATGCGAAGGGCCTTCTGAAGGCTGCCATAAGGAGCGATAACCCTGTGGTGCTGTTCGAGCATGTCCTTCTGTACAACCTGAAGGAGAAGATCCCCGATGAGGAATACATCTGCTCCCTGGAGGAGGCCGAGATGGTGCGTCCAGGCTCGCAGCTGACCATCCTGACATACTCCCGCATGAGGTACCACGTGATGCAGGCCGTCAAGACGTTGGTGAACAAGGGGTACGACCCGGAGGTGATCGACATCAGGTCGCTGAAGCCGTTCGACCTGCACACCATAGGGAACTCCATCAAGAAGACCCACCGcgtgctgatcgtggaggagtgCATGCGGACAGGCGGCATCGGCGCCAGCCTGAGGTCGGCCATCATCGACAACTTCTGGGACGAGCTGGATGCTCGCCCCGTGTGCCTGTCGTCGCAGGACGTGCCGACCCCGTACGCCGCGACCCTGGAGGACGCGACCGTTGTGCAGCCCGCGCAGATCGTGGCCGCGGTGGAGGAGATCTGCCAATAG